One Paenisporosarcina sp. FSL H8-0542 genomic region harbors:
- a CDS encoding DUF2716 domain-containing protein → MKNWIELSSLEYREVWDRIYDKFNFKPSVSNFPSFEVPSPFITYDTSLYSNGSVDIDTYNEIYSELEEKSLLVFQERIQKNEYLYALDWHHPCYWINPHLEFLKNEFDEWTVPIYPDGDYYFFIHKNFEWGLLGHPWEKTITIFGIELIKGFEEHQPRMFQKILRQG, encoded by the coding sequence ATGAAGAATTGGATTGAATTATCCTCATTAGAATATAGGGAAGTATGGGATAGAATATATGATAAATTTAATTTCAAACCAAGTGTGTCGAACTTCCCATCTTTTGAAGTGCCAAGTCCATTTATCACTTATGATACATCCTTATATTCAAATGGGTCAGTAGATATAGATACTTATAATGAGATTTATAGTGAATTAGAGGAAAAGTCATTGCTTGTCTTTCAAGAACGCATACAGAAGAATGAATATTTGTATGCATTAGATTGGCATCATCCTTGTTATTGGATAAACCCACATTTAGAATTTCTGAAAAATGAATTTGATGAATGGACAGTACCTATCTATCCAGATGGTGATTATTACTTTTTTATTCATAAAAATTTCGAATGGGGATTGTTGGGACACCCTTGGGAAAAAACCATAACTATTTTTGGGATTGAATTGATTAAGGGTTTTGAAGAACATCAACCGAGAATGTTTCAAAAGATACTACGTCAGGGATAA
- a CDS encoding sigma-70 family RNA polymerase sigma factor, with protein sequence MSYSTELVESAIAGNKQAFEQLLKFESEKLYKIAFIHMRNKEDSLDVLQEATFKAYISIHQIKSPAYFSTWLVKILIRIAYKELERKKKLIHLPEETILFLLEANQVPDASIDLSDALASLSVDYRNVITLFYYYELPIRTIANVLNKPQATVKTYLRRAKLELKKTLGDEFYAKKFI encoded by the coding sequence ATAGCTGGAAATAAACAAGCATTTGAACAACTACTCAAATTTGAAAGTGAAAAGTTATATAAAATTGCTTTTATTCACATGCGTAACAAAGAAGATTCTCTTGATGTATTACAAGAAGCTACTTTTAAAGCCTATATTTCCATTCACCAAATAAAATCACCTGCTTATTTTAGTACATGGCTCGTAAAAATCTTAATTCGTATTGCGTATAAGGAATTGGAGCGTAAAAAGAAATTGATTCATCTACCAGAAGAAACGATCTTATTTCTATTAGAGGCTAATCAAGTACCAGATGCATCAATTGATTTATCCGACGCACTCGCCTCCCTAAGTGTAGATTATCGCAATGTTATCACGCTTTTCTATTACTATGAGTTACCGATTCGAACAATTGCTAATGTACTTAATAAGCCACAAGCAACCGTTAAAACTTATTTACGTAGAGCAAAGTTGGAATTAAAAAAAACGTTAGGGGATGAATTTTATGCAAAAAAATTTATTTGA
- a CDS encoding DUF3139 domain-containing protein, protein MKKKSVIISIVSLVIILAAAVGGYYYLTPRASVEEQMEKDVREYLYTERGYTEEEIREVDIRFDALKETGIQRYKAIVYFSDEPETDYGFMYIDGEIAPAYIGNGKHNPE, encoded by the coding sequence ATGAAAAAAAAATCAGTGATTATAAGCATCGTTTCACTAGTAATTATTCTGGCTGCTGCTGTTGGAGGTTATTATTACTTAACACCACGGGCATCAGTAGAAGAACAAATGGAAAAAGATGTGCGGGAATACCTTTACACAGAACGGGGATATACTGAGGAAGAAATTCGCGAAGTTGATATTAGATTTGACGCTCTGAAAGAAACGGGGATTCAACGCTATAAAGCTATTGTTTATTTTTCAGACGAGCCAGAAACTGATTATGGATTCATGTATATTGATGGGGAAATAGCACCGGCCTATATTGGCAATGGCAAACACAATCCGGAATAA
- a CDS encoding DUF4179 domain-containing protein, whose translation MQKNLFDSSTNDIELPKDEMMLAIDRGIERGEKFRKTNKLTSVLKRTSFFTSTAAALLLTSGFIFSPVTNVLAQVPLIGGIYEKYHWQMGQELASEQLITEINETAQNNGVEMVITSIFYDGSYVGLTFKATGETLSDSIGGESSPESGLTYEMFDGKDTSTWPGTMGSLTKEGDGYVGALILKNPNSIAESSLTLPITFTHIAGVRGEWAFNLAIEKLPSKQYAIGQTVASEDGKYQIEFQSINVGQTNAILSYNILSTAGVEGEVFHLKIYDSKGEELLQNSLSHSKAIFDMNSGNADDFITVETSFKIGDKEIKLEALKINLD comes from the coding sequence ATGCAAAAAAATTTATTTGATTCTTCTACAAATGATATTGAACTACCTAAAGATGAAATGATGCTTGCGATTGATAGAGGAATTGAACGAGGCGAAAAATTCCGTAAAACTAACAAGCTCACGAGCGTATTAAAACGTACTTCTTTTTTTACATCTACAGCAGCTGCTCTGCTTCTTACTTCTGGATTTATTTTTTCTCCCGTTACAAATGTTTTAGCTCAAGTACCACTTATTGGAGGTATATATGAGAAATATCATTGGCAAATGGGACAGGAATTAGCTTCAGAACAACTCATCACTGAAATAAACGAAACTGCCCAAAATAATGGCGTAGAAATGGTGATTACTTCGATTTTCTATGATGGTTCCTATGTCGGATTAACGTTTAAAGCAACTGGTGAAACCTTATCTGATTCTATTGGAGGAGAAAGCAGTCCTGAATCTGGCCTTACGTATGAAATGTTTGATGGCAAAGATACATCTACTTGGCCAGGGACTATGGGTTCTTTAACAAAAGAAGGTGATGGTTATGTAGGTGCACTTATTTTAAAAAATCCCAATTCAATTGCTGAAAGCTCCCTAACTCTTCCGATTACTTTTACACATATTGCTGGTGTTCGTGGTGAATGGGCATTTAATCTAGCAATTGAAAAACTTCCATCAAAACAATATGCTATTGGGCAAACTGTTGCTTCTGAAGATGGAAAGTATCAAATCGAATTTCAATCCATCAATGTTGGGCAAACCAATGCTATTCTCTCTTATAACATCCTAAGTACCGCAGGAGTTGAAGGAGAAGTATTCCATCTAAAAATTTACGATTCAAAAGGAGAAGAATTGCTTCAAAACTCTCTTTCTCATTCAAAAGCAATCTTTGATATGAATAGTGGAAATGCAGATGATTTTATAACCGTAGAAACAAGTTTTAAAATAGGAGACAAAGAAATAAAGCTAGAAGCATTAAAAATCAACCTAGACTAA
- a CDS encoding RNA polymerase sigma factor, producing the protein MMSEQGIIEELYDEYRNDVYRFSLFFTHNKQEAEDITQETFIKVMKNIHQLKDVSKKKTWILSIAKNTAIDLIRKQKLINFLPQLLKGNDHKSHYVATDESRLINTENWRELQNAILTLKPHYRSIVILRSLNEISVKETAEILGCTEGKVRVDFHRAINQLKKELIIIKGGNYREESKSL; encoded by the coding sequence ATGATGTCGGAGCAAGGAATAATTGAAGAATTATATGATGAGTATCGTAATGATGTTTATCGTTTCTCATTGTTCTTTACACATAACAAACAGGAAGCAGAAGACATAACGCAAGAAACTTTTATAAAAGTGATGAAAAACATACATCAATTAAAAGACGTGAGCAAGAAAAAGACATGGATACTTTCAATCGCAAAGAATACCGCCATTGATCTTATAAGAAAGCAGAAGTTGATTAATTTTCTCCCGCAACTCTTAAAAGGAAATGACCATAAGAGCCACTACGTTGCAACAGACGAGAGTCGATTAATTAACACGGAAAATTGGCGTGAACTCCAAAATGCAATATTAACTCTTAAGCCACATTATAGGAGCATAGTTATTCTGAGGTCCCTTAATGAGATTAGTGTGAAGGAAACTGCAGAAATTTTAGGATGCACTGAAGGAAAAGTGAGAGTTGATTTTCATCGAGCCATTAATCAATTAAAGAAAGAGTTAATAATTATTAAAGGGGGGAATTACCGTGAAGAATCAAAATCATTATAA
- a CDS encoding DUF3231 family protein has protein sequence MGILSGNPKDEPLHYGEVFGVWTNMATNNGLIAAYQTFINHTGDQDLAKLIEEFILSMKDENKQLEKILKVNGVGLPPAPPERPEARLEDIPPGARFYDPEISASLSMNVAAGLVACSQAMGTSIREDIGLMYGQFHLNKVQLGAKLLRLNKSKGWLVPPPLHVDFPDKQ, from the coding sequence ATGGGAATATTAAGTGGAAATCCAAAAGATGAACCGTTACATTATGGTGAAGTGTTCGGTGTCTGGACAAATATGGCTACAAACAATGGATTGATTGCTGCATATCAAACGTTTATTAACCACACTGGTGACCAAGATTTAGCAAAACTAATTGAAGAATTTATTCTCAGTATGAAAGACGAAAATAAGCAATTAGAAAAGATATTAAAAGTAAATGGCGTCGGGCTTCCTCCAGCACCACCTGAACGTCCGGAAGCTAGATTAGAGGACATTCCACCTGGTGCAAGATTTTACGATCCTGAAATTAGCGCTTCACTTTCAATGAATGTAGCTGCAGGTTTAGTTGCTTGCAGTCAAGCTATGGGAACGTCCATAAGAGAAGATATCGGTTTAATGTATGGTCAATTCCATCTGAATAAAGTTCAACTAGGTGCCAAATTGTTACGATTGAATAAAAGTAAAGGTTGGCTTGTTCCTCCACCACTACATGTAGACTTTCCAGATAAACAATAA
- a CDS encoding IS110 family transposase: protein MQFKCNEKINQVTENTLVVGMDIAKRVHYACFVDERGRVIEKSFAVNQSKEGFESLYEKIRQTMKEAKKTDVIVGIEPTGHYWMNLAYFLGNYGIPLVMVNPMHVKRSKELDDNLQTKNDKKDALVIARLLKDGRFSYPRLLKEVEAELRIGSTLRSKLTEDLASIKNRIVRWLDRYFPEFTQVFPSFGKMALAALEMTPFPQDIEGKTAEELVFLYREVEGMRTPQLPKAKLLIEASTNSIGLKEGEKMARHEIATLLRQYRLLETEIASVNNQLAEMAQTTMEYELLSSVPGLGDATIVDLLSEVGSFSLYENPRQLIKLAGLTLRENSSGQHKGQKHISKRGRKKLRYILFKVIVPLIRHNAAFKQLHEYYTTRKQNPLRGKQSMVVLCGKLLKVLHGICKKKVHFNEQYMMKDLYCLSEAA from the coding sequence ATGCAGTTTAAATGCAATGAAAAAATTAATCAAGTGACTGAAAATACACTCGTTGTCGGTATGGATATTGCCAAGCGTGTTCATTATGCGTGCTTTGTCGATGAACGAGGGCGTGTGATTGAAAAATCCTTTGCAGTAAATCAATCAAAAGAAGGCTTTGAAAGTTTGTATGAAAAGATTCGTCAAACCATGAAGGAAGCTAAGAAAACAGACGTTATCGTTGGAATTGAGCCTACAGGCCACTATTGGATGAACTTGGCTTATTTCTTAGGTAACTATGGCATTCCACTCGTCATGGTAAATCCAATGCACGTCAAACGTTCGAAGGAACTGGACGATAATTTACAAACAAAGAACGACAAAAAAGATGCGTTGGTCATCGCACGCTTATTGAAGGATGGCCGTTTTAGTTATCCACGTTTGTTAAAAGAGGTAGAAGCTGAACTTCGTATCGGATCTACTCTCCGTTCAAAGTTAACGGAAGATTTAGCGAGTATTAAAAATCGAATCGTCCGTTGGCTTGATCGCTATTTTCCAGAGTTTACTCAAGTCTTTCCGTCTTTTGGAAAGATGGCGTTGGCGGCATTGGAAATGACTCCATTTCCACAGGATATTGAAGGGAAAACAGCTGAGGAGTTGGTTTTTCTATACCGTGAGGTAGAGGGTATGAGAACGCCACAGTTGCCGAAAGCAAAGCTTCTCATTGAAGCTTCGACTAACTCAATCGGCCTGAAAGAAGGAGAAAAGATGGCCCGACATGAAATCGCCACGCTCCTACGTCAGTATCGCTTATTAGAAACCGAAATTGCCTCTGTAAATAATCAATTAGCCGAAATGGCACAAACAACAATGGAATATGAGTTACTCAGTTCCGTTCCTGGTTTAGGAGATGCGACGATTGTTGATTTACTTTCTGAAGTAGGGAGCTTTTCACTTTATGAAAATCCACGCCAACTTATCAAACTAGCGGGATTAACACTACGTGAAAACTCGTCTGGTCAACATAAGGGACAAAAACATATCTCGAAAAGAGGGCGAAAGAAACTCAGATATATCCTCTTCAAAGTAATAGTTCCACTCATACGTCATAACGCGGCGTTTAAACAGCTTCATGAATACTACACAACACGCAAACAAAATCCCTTACGGGGTAAGCAATCAATGGTGGTCTTGTGCGGTAAATTACTGAAAGTATTACATGGCATATGTAAAAAGAAAGTCCATTTTAATGAGCAGTATATGATGAAGGATCTTTACTGCCTCTCAGAGGCAGCGTAA
- a CDS encoding GNAT family N-acetyltransferase has protein sequence MDTKNNNIHSIKIRNLCIDDYEIVLNWSKDDIFCSANGWEKNRSEEELYRWWLNCISNESEDFVRMGIELEERLVGYADLACIKDNTAELGIAIGESTLWGKGIGANSILCMMNYASKNLGITIFNAETHEENIRSRKMLEKIGFIEISRIGNEEYLGTENQLIQYRFK, from the coding sequence ATGGATACTAAAAACAACAATATACACTCCATAAAAATTAGAAATTTATGCATAGATGACTATGAAATTGTTTTAAATTGGAGTAAGGATGACATTTTTTGTTCAGCGAATGGATGGGAGAAAAATAGAAGTGAAGAAGAATTATATAGATGGTGGCTTAATTGTATAAGTAATGAATCTGAAGATTTTGTTCGAATGGGAATAGAATTGGAAGAAAGGTTAGTTGGGTATGCAGATTTAGCCTGTATTAAAGATAATACAGCTGAATTAGGTATTGCAATTGGCGAGAGTACATTATGGGGAAAAGGAATTGGGGCTAATTCTATTCTATGTATGATGAATTACGCTTCTAAAAATTTAGGAATTACAATTTTTAATGCAGAAACTCACGAAGAGAATATTCGTTCCAGAAAAATGCTTGAGAAAATAGGATTTATAGAGATAAGTAGGATTGGAAATGAAGAATACTTAGGAACGGAAAACCAATTAATACAATATAGATTTAAATAA